From the genome of Virgibacillus proomii, one region includes:
- the ftsZ gene encoding cell division protein FtsZ has product MLEFDTNMEELATIKVIGVGGGGNNAVNRMIEHGVEGVEFIAVNTDAQALNLSKAELKIQIGAKLTRGLGAGANPEVGKKAAEESKEQLEEVLQGADMIFVTAGMGGGTGTGAAPVIAQIAKDLGALTVGVVTRPFSFEGRRRSTQAISGIEALKGSVDTLIVIPNDRLLEIVDKNTPMLEAFREADNVLRQGVQGISDLIAKPGLINVDFADVKTIMFDKGSALMGIGVATGETRATEAAKKAISSPLLETSIDGAHGILMNITGGTNLSLYEVQEAADLVTSAADNEVNVIFGSVINENLKDEIVVTVIATGFDESNKKVEQQPKQQRSIMNQHAATRANDEVPSRRERDHESQQRAAQEEDTLDIPTFLRNRNRNRKR; this is encoded by the coding sequence ATGTTAGAATTTGATACGAATATGGAAGAATTAGCAACAATAAAAGTAATAGGGGTTGGTGGCGGAGGTAACAATGCTGTTAACCGAATGATTGAGCACGGAGTCGAAGGTGTTGAGTTTATCGCTGTTAATACAGATGCCCAAGCTTTGAATCTATCAAAAGCGGAATTAAAAATACAAATTGGTGCCAAACTTACAAGAGGGTTAGGAGCGGGTGCTAATCCGGAAGTAGGAAAGAAGGCGGCTGAAGAAAGTAAAGAGCAACTGGAAGAAGTGCTTCAAGGTGCTGATATGATTTTTGTGACTGCGGGAATGGGCGGTGGAACGGGTACGGGTGCTGCTCCAGTTATTGCTCAAATCGCTAAAGATCTCGGAGCATTGACGGTAGGTGTTGTAACACGTCCTTTCTCATTTGAAGGAAGAAGGCGTTCTACCCAAGCAATTTCTGGTATTGAAGCGCTTAAAGGTAGTGTTGATACACTAATTGTTATACCGAATGACCGACTGTTAGAAATTGTAGATAAAAACACCCCAATGTTAGAGGCGTTTCGTGAAGCTGATAATGTATTACGTCAAGGTGTACAAGGTATCTCTGATTTGATCGCTAAGCCCGGCCTGATTAACGTGGATTTTGCGGATGTCAAGACAATTATGTTTGATAAAGGTTCTGCTTTAATGGGAATCGGTGTCGCTACTGGTGAGACTAGGGCAACCGAGGCTGCTAAAAAGGCTATCTCTTCACCATTATTAGAGACTTCTATAGATGGGGCACACGGTATTTTAATGAATATTACTGGTGGTACGAATTTAAGTCTCTATGAAGTACAAGAAGCAGCTGATTTAGTAACTTCTGCTGCTGATAATGAAGTTAACGTCATTTTTGGTTCGGTTATTAATGAAAACTTAAAAGATGAAATTGTAGTTACCGTCATAGCTACAGGATTTGACGAATCAAATAAAAAAGTAGAGCAACAACCAAAGCAGCAGCGATCCATAATGAATCAGCATGCAGCAACTCGTGCTAATGATGAAGTTCCGTCAAGAAGAGAAAGAGATCATGAGTCTCAACAACGCGCTGCACAAGAGGAAGATACGTTAGATATCCCCACGTTTTTAAGAAATCGTAACCGCAACCGAAAACGCTAA
- the spoIIGA gene encoding sigma-E processing peptidase SpoIIGA, whose amino-acid sequence MKIYLDAVWALNFLLDIMLLLLTQALARDATRKRRIVTGGFIASLLVPISLYFPDSFFISFPGKIIFSAIIITTAFGYQNIYRWSKLLLLFYFVSFAIGGGLIGIHFLLQRPFSQGSNGFLTYNSGFGDPVSWLFIIICFPIVWWFTKSRMDKHVSEKIRYDQLTPVTIRMRGKSYSSTGFIDSGNQLTDPLTKKPVILCDEVFLKQWFTDEDWLRLKECYQSLQMHDLPKEWEKYMQLVPYQGVEGKSMFLFTLRPDQLIIYYGEERIETSKVLIGIQFGRLTKDASYHCLLHPQIIHSATIYTA is encoded by the coding sequence GTGAAGATTTATTTGGATGCAGTCTGGGCGCTTAATTTTTTGCTAGATATTATGTTGTTATTGCTAACCCAGGCATTAGCTAGAGATGCTACGAGGAAACGCCGTATAGTTACCGGAGGTTTTATTGCATCCTTACTTGTTCCCATTTCCTTATATTTTCCTGATTCTTTTTTTATAAGTTTTCCAGGGAAAATAATATTTTCCGCAATTATTATTACAACCGCTTTTGGCTACCAGAATATTTATCGCTGGTCTAAATTGTTATTATTATTCTATTTTGTTAGCTTTGCCATTGGAGGTGGTTTAATCGGCATCCATTTTTTGTTACAACGTCCATTTAGTCAGGGTAGCAATGGATTTTTAACCTATAATAGTGGGTTTGGAGATCCCGTCAGCTGGCTCTTTATCATCATTTGCTTTCCGATTGTATGGTGGTTTACTAAATCCCGTATGGACAAGCACGTAAGCGAAAAAATCAGATACGATCAGTTAACTCCCGTAACCATTCGAATGAGAGGAAAAAGTTATTCATCGACTGGATTTATTGACAGCGGCAATCAATTAACAGATCCCTTAACAAAAAAGCCGGTCATTTTATGTGATGAAGTCTTTTTAAAACAATGGTTTACGGATGAAGACTGGCTACGTCTCAAAGAGTGCTACCAATCACTACAGATGCATGACTTACCGAAAGAGTGGGAGAAATATATGCAATTGGTTCCATATCAAGGAGTAGAAGGAAAGAGTATGTTTTTGTTTACACTTCGTCCTGATCAATTAATTATTTATTATGGAGAAGAGCGAATTGAAACAAGCAAAGTTTTAATCGGTATTCAATTTGGTCGTTTAACTAAGGATGCCAGTTACCATTGTTTGTTGCATCCGCAAATAATTCATTCAGCAACTATTTATACTGCTTAA
- the sigE gene encoding RNA polymerase sporulation sigma factor SigE: MRTIKLRLRLWWYKLQIKLGLKSDEIYYIGGSEALPPPLTKEEEQELLGLLPKGDKSARAILIERNLRLVVYIARKFENTGINIEDLISIGTIGLIKAVNTFNPEKKIKLATYASRCIENEILMYLRRNNKLKSEVSFDEPLNIDWDGNELLLSDVLGTDEDIITRDLESDVDKSLLRKALSQLNPREKQIMELRFGLVGEEEKTQKDVANMLGISQSYISRLEKKIIRRLKKEFNKMV, translated from the coding sequence TTGAGGACAATCAAATTACGCCTGCGTTTATGGTGGTATAAACTACAAATTAAACTTGGATTAAAATCAGATGAAATTTATTATATTGGTGGCAGTGAAGCACTACCGCCACCACTCACGAAAGAAGAAGAACAGGAATTATTAGGATTATTACCAAAAGGAGATAAATCGGCTCGGGCAATACTAATTGAGCGTAACTTAAGATTAGTCGTCTATATTGCTCGAAAATTTGAAAATACAGGTATTAATATTGAGGATCTCATTAGCATTGGCACGATTGGCCTTATTAAAGCAGTGAATACATTTAATCCCGAGAAAAAAATAAAATTAGCAACGTATGCGTCTAGGTGTATTGAAAATGAAATCTTAATGTACTTACGCCGAAATAATAAATTGAAATCAGAGGTTTCCTTCGATGAGCCATTAAATATAGATTGGGATGGGAATGAATTATTATTATCGGATGTACTAGGAACGGATGAAGATATTATTACAAGAGATTTAGAATCTGATGTTGATAAAAGCTTATTAAGAAAAGCATTATCTCAGCTTAATCCTCGAGAAAAACAAATTATGGAACTGCGTTTCGGTCTTGTTGGCGAAGAAGAAAAAACCCAAAAAGATGTTGCAAATATGTTGGGAATTTCTCAGTCTTATATTTCTCGATTAGAGAAAAAAATTATTCGCCGACTAAAAAAAGAATTTAATAAAATGGTCTAG
- the sigG gene encoding RNA polymerase sporulation sigma factor SigG, protein MTRHKVEICGVDTSKLPVLKNEEMRELFKKMQQNNDLSAREELVNGNLRLVLSVIQRFNNRGEHVDDLFQVGCIGLMKSIDNFDLSHNVRFSTYAVPMIIGEIRRYLRDNNPIRVSRSLRDIAYKALQVREKLISKSSKEPTPMEIAEEMGIPHSEIVFALDAIQDPVSLFEPIYNDGGDPIYVMDQISDDSDKDSTWLDKLSLKEGMHQLNEREKMILNKRFFQGKTQMEVAEEIGISQAQVSRLEKAAIKQMNKQMFE, encoded by the coding sequence ATGACAAGACATAAAGTTGAAATATGTGGTGTTGATACATCCAAGCTACCCGTATTGAAAAATGAAGAAATGCGGGAGCTATTTAAGAAAATGCAACAAAATAATGATTTATCAGCTCGAGAAGAGTTGGTCAATGGAAATCTACGGTTAGTTTTAAGTGTGATACAACGATTTAATAATCGCGGCGAACATGTGGATGACTTATTTCAAGTAGGTTGTATCGGATTAATGAAATCTATTGATAATTTTGATTTATCCCATAACGTGAGATTTTCTACTTATGCTGTTCCGATGATTATTGGGGAAATCAGAAGATATTTGCGAGATAATAATCCAATCCGCGTATCAAGATCTTTAAGAGATATTGCTTATAAAGCATTACAAGTGAGAGAAAAATTAATAAGCAAATCTTCTAAAGAACCAACACCAATGGAAATTGCGGAGGAAATGGGGATACCCCACTCGGAGATTGTGTTTGCACTAGATGCCATTCAAGATCCGGTATCATTATTTGAGCCAATTTATAATGACGGCGGTGATCCTATCTATGTAATGGATCAAATTAGCGATGATAGTGATAAGGATTCGACATGGTTGGACAAATTATCGTTAAAAGAGGGGATGCATCAATTAAATGAACGAGAAAAGATGATTTTAAATAAGCGCTTTTTTCAAGGAAAGACACAGATGGAAGTGGCAGAGGAAATTGGTATTTCCCAAGCTCAAGTGTCACGATTGGAGAAAGCTGCTATCAAACAAATGAATAAACAAATGTTCGAATAG
- a CDS encoding YlmC/YmxH family sporulation protein, with protein MVKLSELQVKEIIIINSGRKLGHIHDLEIDTDRGKIVAIIVIPRDKKTSLFGKAEEIIIHWEQIVRIGSDVILVKDVDRPKLYSETVTHGQK; from the coding sequence ATGGTAAAATTATCAGAATTACAAGTAAAAGAAATTATCATTATTAACAGCGGACGAAAGTTAGGGCATATCCATGACTTGGAGATTGATACGGATCGCGGAAAAATAGTTGCAATTATAGTTATTCCTCGTGATAAAAAAACGTCTTTATTTGGGAAAGCGGAAGAAATAATTATTCATTGGGAGCAAATTGTACGTATTGGTTCTGATGTTATTTTAGTAAAAGATGTCGATAGACCTAAACTATATTCCGAAACGGTTACTCATGGACAAAAGTAG
- the pgeF gene encoding peptidoglycan editing factor PgeF, which produces MKLSEVFKQKETTYLHIEKWKQLNADIIAGFTMRNGGISKPPFHSLNTGLHVKDVTLDVVENRKVIASEIGVPLSNWVCAEQTHQTNVHFVTDLDKGKGAMDYSSSIKATDGLITNKPGILCTAVFADCVPLFFYDPITSSIGIAHAGWKGTVNKMASQMVQAFEAEGVEPSDLLVAVGPCISKDYYEVDQRVVRHIPEDYWEKVVFPKENNRFLFDMKQLHVEILLQAGVLRNNIEVTEYCTYRDETLFFSHRRDHGETGRMLGFIGLLP; this is translated from the coding sequence GTGAAATTGAGTGAAGTATTTAAACAAAAGGAGACAACCTATTTACATATAGAAAAGTGGAAGCAATTAAACGCTGACATCATCGCTGGATTTACAATGAGAAATGGCGGTATTAGCAAACCGCCATTTCATTCGTTAAATACCGGACTTCATGTAAAAGATGTAACTTTAGATGTTGTTGAAAACAGAAAAGTTATTGCCTCGGAAATAGGCGTCCCACTTAGCAACTGGGTTTGTGCTGAACAGACTCACCAAACAAATGTGCATTTTGTGACAGATTTGGATAAGGGCAAGGGTGCAATGGATTATTCATCTTCAATCAAAGCAACGGATGGGCTGATTACCAATAAACCAGGTATTTTATGTACGGCAGTTTTTGCTGATTGTGTGCCTTTATTTTTTTATGATCCGATTACATCTTCTATTGGAATTGCACATGCCGGATGGAAAGGAACGGTAAACAAAATGGCTTCGCAAATGGTACAAGCTTTTGAAGCAGAAGGTGTGGAGCCGAGTGATTTGTTAGTAGCAGTTGGACCATGTATTTCCAAGGATTATTATGAAGTGGATCAACGGGTGGTTAGACATATTCCAGAGGATTATTGGGAAAAAGTTGTTTTTCCAAAAGAGAATAATCGATTTTTATTCGATATGAAACAGCTGCATGTAGAAATTCTTTTACAAGCTGGGGTGTTACGTAATAATATAGAGGTAACAGAATATTGTACATATCGCGATGAAACACTATTTTTCTCACATCGCAGAGATCATGGTGAAACAGGGCGAATGTTAGGTTTTATTGGCTTATTGCCATGA
- a CDS encoding YggS family pyridoxal phosphate-dependent enzyme, protein MDVASNLQTVKQNISVACKNSNRNPQDITVIAVTKYVTIERTEETIQAGITDIGENRLEGFQEKYHHFKDRAKWHFIGTLQTRKVKDIIDQIDVLHSLDRLSLAKEINKRASKQIECFVQVNVSGEASKHGLKPEEVLPFLEELKAYPKIHVVGLMTMAPHIDDKTKLRSIFRELAQLRVQVQRKQYAYAPCNFLSMGMSNDYSIAIEEGATHVRIGTNLVG, encoded by the coding sequence ATGGATGTAGCAAGTAATCTACAGACAGTCAAGCAAAATATCAGCGTTGCTTGTAAAAATAGTAATCGAAATCCACAAGATATCACGGTAATTGCAGTGACAAAATATGTTACAATAGAACGAACAGAAGAAACAATTCAAGCTGGGATAACAGATATTGGCGAGAACCGTTTGGAAGGTTTCCAAGAAAAATATCATCACTTTAAAGACCGAGCGAAATGGCACTTTATTGGAACGTTGCAAACTAGAAAGGTAAAAGATATCATTGATCAGATTGATGTACTGCATTCTTTAGACCGATTGTCCTTAGCTAAAGAAATAAACAAGCGTGCAAGTAAGCAAATAGAATGTTTTGTGCAAGTAAATGTTAGCGGAGAAGCGTCAAAGCATGGTTTAAAACCAGAGGAAGTACTGCCATTTCTAGAAGAACTCAAAGCGTACCCAAAAATTCATGTAGTTGGACTGATGACAATGGCTCCACACATTGATGATAAAACGAAATTACGTTCTATATTTCGTGAATTAGCTCAATTACGGGTTCAAGTTCAAAGAAAGCAATATGCTTATGCCCCGTGTAATTTCCTATCTATGGGAATGAGTAATGACTACTCAATTGCTATTGAGGAAGGTGCTACTCATGTTCGGATTGGAACAAATTTAGTAGGGTGA
- a CDS encoding cell division protein SepF — protein MSIKNKIKNYFTMEDEYEYEYVDANEFEVEQKQVMDKNKNVVNLTSVNNPTSKVVLCEPRTYSEAQEIADNIVNRRAVIINLQRVDNQQAKRIVDFLSGTVYAINGDIQKLGAKTFLCTPDNVNVTGTITDSLEDEFEKGW, from the coding sequence ATGAGCATTAAGAACAAAATTAAAAATTATTTTACGATGGAAGATGAATACGAGTATGAATATGTCGATGCTAATGAGTTTGAAGTGGAACAAAAACAAGTAATGGATAAAAATAAGAATGTCGTTAATCTTACCAGCGTAAATAACCCCACTTCTAAAGTTGTATTATGTGAACCAAGGACGTATAGTGAAGCACAGGAAATTGCCGATAATATCGTCAATCGCCGTGCAGTTATCATTAATTTACAACGTGTTGATAATCAGCAAGCAAAACGAATTGTTGATTTTCTAAGCGGAACTGTGTACGCGATTAATGGCGATATTCAAAAATTGGGAGCTAAAACATTTCTTTGTACACCAGACAATGTAAATGTTACAGGAACAATTACAGATTCCCTGGAAGACGAATTTGAAAAAGGATGGTAG
- a CDS encoding YggT family protein has product MVELFRILNLALYAYSYAIIIYIFMSWFPGARESTFGEILAKICEPYLEQFRRFIPPLGMIDFSPIVAIFVLYLARIGLLEFFKMFIY; this is encoded by the coding sequence ATGGTTGAGTTATTTAGGATATTGAATTTAGCATTATACGCTTATTCATATGCGATTATTATTTATATTTTTATGTCTTGGTTTCCTGGTGCTCGAGAGTCTACATTTGGAGAAATATTAGCGAAGATTTGCGAGCCTTACCTCGAACAATTTCGGAGATTTATACCACCATTGGGAATGATCGATTTTTCTCCGATTGTTGCCATATTTGTATTGTACCTCGCACGAATAGGGTTACTGGAATTTTTTAAAATGTTTATTTATTAA
- a CDS encoding YlmH family RNA-binding protein, with amino-acid sequence MQLYQHFRKEEETFIDQVLSWKELVERTFQRKLTDFLDPREQQIVKMLIGSKDSDLQLRFDGGHPYTERKRVVIAPFYEELKEVDSELCLLQASFQTKFVHLTHRDVMGACLSLGVKRKKLGDMDVSDGNVQIIVASEIAPYVMMNLTMIKHARIQLKQRPLTELTIVKPNWLEQETTIASLRLDVVVKEIYRVPRKEAVGYINKQYVKVNHKLVDDAAFILQEGDMLSVRGKGRSKLMQIKGRTRKDKVKVTFARLK; translated from the coding sequence ATGCAATTATACCAACATTTTCGTAAAGAAGAAGAAACGTTTATCGATCAAGTTTTATCATGGAAGGAACTAGTAGAGCGTACCTTCCAACGAAAGCTCACTGACTTTTTGGATCCTCGTGAACAGCAGATAGTTAAGATGTTAATTGGTTCTAAGGATAGTGATTTACAACTGAGATTTGATGGAGGACATCCGTATACAGAACGAAAACGGGTAGTTATTGCCCCTTTTTATGAAGAATTGAAGGAAGTGGACAGCGAGCTTTGTTTATTACAAGCAAGTTTTCAAACGAAATTTGTCCATTTAACTCATCGTGATGTAATGGGAGCATGCTTATCGCTTGGAGTTAAACGAAAAAAGCTTGGTGATATGGATGTCAGTGATGGTAATGTGCAAATCATTGTTGCTTCTGAAATAGCCCCTTACGTGATGATGAACTTAACCATGATTAAACATGCAAGGATCCAGCTTAAACAGCGACCACTAACAGAATTAACGATCGTAAAGCCAAACTGGCTGGAACAAGAAACAACAATTGCTTCTTTACGACTGGATGTAGTCGTAAAAGAAATCTACCGAGTCCCGAGAAAAGAGGCTGTTGGCTATATAAATAAGCAATATGTCAAAGTCAATCATAAATTAGTAGATGATGCTGCTTTCATATTGCAGGAAGGAGATATGCTTTCCGTAAGAGGAAAGGGAAGAAGTAAATTGATGCAAATTAAAGGGCGTACGAGAAAAGATAAGGTAAAAGTAACATTTGCAAGGTTAAAATAA
- a CDS encoding DivIVA domain-containing protein, which yields MPLTPLDIHNKEFTRRYRGYDQDEVNEFLDQVIKDYEMVIREKKDLQEQVEHLQEKLGHFTNIEETLNKSILIAQETAEEIKGNAMKESKLIIKEAEKNADRIINEALTKSRRISMDVEELKKQAKVFRTRLKMLVEAQLEMIETNDWDQLFDTALNEDLELEESET from the coding sequence TTGCCATTAACACCATTGGATATTCACAATAAGGAATTTACCAGAAGATATCGCGGGTATGATCAAGATGAAGTAAATGAATTTCTAGATCAAGTAATTAAAGATTATGAAATGGTTATTCGTGAGAAAAAGGATTTACAAGAGCAAGTGGAACATTTACAAGAGAAGCTTGGTCATTTTACCAATATTGAAGAAACACTTAATAAATCGATTCTTATTGCTCAGGAAACAGCGGAAGAAATAAAAGGGAACGCAATGAAAGAATCAAAGTTAATTATTAAAGAAGCTGAAAAAAATGCAGATCGGATTATCAATGAAGCATTAACAAAATCACGTCGAATTTCGATGGATGTAGAAGAATTAAAAAAGCAAGCTAAGGTATTCCGTACCCGATTAAAAATGCTCGTTGAAGCACAACTAGAGATGATTGAAACAAATGACTGGGATCAACTATTTGACACAGCTTTAAATGAAGATCTTGAATTGGAGGAAAGTGAAACGTAA
- the ileS gene encoding isoleucine--tRNA ligase, protein MDYKNTLLMPKTAFPMRGNLPNKEPIRQAEWEEKNLYQKSLKRTEDRPAFILHDGPPYANGDLHIGHALNKILKDFITRYKSMTGYYVPYVPGWDTHGLPIETALTKKKKINRKEMSVAEFRKLCAEYALEQVDNQRDQFKKLGIRGDWDNPYITLTKDYEAAQIKVFGEMAKKGYIYKGLKPVYWSPSSESALAEAEIEYYDKRSPSIYVAFEVTDGRGLLEAGDKIVIWTTTPWTIPANLGICIHPELEYVVVAVDGERYVVGQALLEMVAEELEWKDYQIVKTFTGEKADRIVARHPFYDRDSLVMLGNHVTTDAGTGCVHTAPGHGEDDFYVSKQYGIEVLCPVDEKGVFTEEAPGFTGLFYDKANKVITEKLEEVGALLKLQFITHSYPHDWRTKKPTIFRATAQWFASIKDFRQTILDEIKKVNWYPQWGETRLYNMVRDREDWCISRQRTWGVPIPVIYAEDQTPIITDETITHISNLFREHGSNIWFEWDAKDLLPEGFTSEHSPNGVFTKETDIMDVWFDSGSSHEAVLMGREDHYRPADIYLEGSDQYRGWFNSSLSTSVAVTGKAPYETVISHGFALDGEGRKMSKSLGNVIQPAKVQKQLGADILRLWVSSVDYQADVRISDDILKQISEAYRKIRNTIRFMLANLGDFNPSTDRIPYAELEEVDKYMLHRFKKLVTDVRHSYENYEFSPVFHQIHNFCAVDLSSFYLDFAKDILYIEAADNKRRRSIQTGYYEILTALVKLLTPIIPHTADEVWEYIPETEEESVQLTDIPNPEEMPDFQEIAEKWDHFMLVRDDVLKALEEARNEKVIGKSLEAKLIIMPKDGQTKQVLESIDELHQYLIVSEVDLVQKLDDGKKYTYVDVHVDKHPGEKCERCWVASHTVGEVSEHPTLCSRCATIVKENNLV, encoded by the coding sequence ATGGATTATAAAAATACGTTATTAATGCCAAAAACCGCATTCCCTATGCGAGGTAATTTACCTAATAAAGAACCAATTCGTCAAGCGGAATGGGAAGAGAAAAATTTATATCAAAAAAGTTTAAAGCGAACTGAGGATCGCCCTGCTTTTATTTTGCATGATGGACCTCCTTATGCAAATGGTGATTTGCATATTGGTCATGCGCTTAACAAAATATTAAAAGATTTTATTACCCGTTATAAATCAATGACGGGGTATTATGTACCTTATGTACCTGGTTGGGATACACACGGATTACCAATAGAAACAGCTTTAACTAAGAAGAAAAAAATTAATCGTAAAGAAATGAGCGTTGCAGAATTTCGTAAATTATGTGCAGAATATGCACTGGAACAGGTTGATAATCAACGTGATCAGTTTAAAAAGCTAGGGATTCGCGGTGATTGGGATAACCCATATATTACGTTAACAAAAGATTACGAAGCGGCGCAAATAAAAGTTTTTGGAGAAATGGCGAAAAAGGGATATATCTATAAAGGCTTAAAACCTGTATACTGGTCTCCTTCTTCAGAATCAGCCCTTGCGGAAGCAGAAATTGAATATTATGATAAACGATCGCCATCTATTTATGTTGCTTTTGAAGTAACAGATGGTAGAGGATTGCTGGAAGCTGGCGATAAAATTGTTATTTGGACAACAACTCCTTGGACCATACCTGCTAACTTAGGTATTTGTATACATCCGGAATTAGAGTATGTAGTAGTAGCTGTTGATGGTGAAAGGTACGTCGTTGGGCAAGCATTATTAGAAATGGTAGCGGAAGAATTAGAATGGAAAGATTATCAAATTGTTAAAACGTTCACGGGGGAAAAGGCAGATCGCATCGTTGCAAGACATCCATTCTATGATCGTGATTCACTTGTGATGCTAGGTAATCATGTTACAACAGATGCCGGAACTGGTTGTGTTCATACAGCTCCTGGTCATGGGGAAGATGATTTCTATGTATCAAAACAATATGGAATTGAAGTTTTATGTCCGGTTGATGAAAAAGGTGTATTTACCGAGGAAGCTCCAGGATTTACAGGATTATTCTATGATAAGGCAAATAAAGTAATAACAGAAAAACTGGAAGAAGTCGGCGCCTTATTAAAACTACAATTTATTACTCATTCCTATCCACATGATTGGCGGACGAAAAAGCCGACTATTTTTAGGGCGACTGCTCAATGGTTTGCTTCTATTAAAGATTTCCGGCAAACGATTTTAGATGAAATTAAAAAGGTAAATTGGTATCCGCAATGGGGAGAAACTCGTTTATACAATATGGTTCGTGATCGTGAAGATTGGTGTATATCACGTCAACGTACATGGGGCGTACCAATTCCAGTAATTTATGCTGAAGATCAAACACCAATTATTACAGATGAGACGATTACCCATATTTCCAATCTTTTCAGGGAGCATGGATCTAATATTTGGTTTGAATGGGATGCAAAAGATTTATTGCCGGAAGGTTTTACATCGGAGCACAGTCCAAATGGTGTTTTCACAAAAGAGACAGATATAATGGACGTTTGGTTTGATTCAGGATCATCACATGAGGCTGTTTTAATGGGTAGAGAAGATCATTATCGCCCTGCAGATATTTACTTGGAGGGAAGTGATCAATATCGCGGCTGGTTTAATTCTTCGTTGTCTACCTCTGTTGCAGTAACTGGAAAAGCACCTTATGAAACAGTTATCAGTCACGGTTTTGCGTTGGATGGCGAAGGACGAAAAATGAGTAAGTCATTAGGAAATGTCATTCAGCCTGCAAAAGTTCAAAAGCAACTTGGTGCAGATATTTTACGGCTTTGGGTTTCATCGGTTGACTATCAAGCAGATGTACGTATTTCTGATGATATTTTAAAACAAATTTCTGAAGCATATCGTAAAATTCGTAATACGATTCGGTTTATGCTAGCTAATCTTGGAGATTTTAATCCATCTACCGATCGCATTCCATATGCGGAGTTAGAAGAAGTAGATAAATATATGCTGCATCGCTTTAAGAAGTTAGTAACAGATGTAAGACACAGCTATGAGAATTATGAGTTCTCTCCTGTTTTTCATCAAATTCATAATTTCTGTGCGGTAGATTTAAGTTCATTTTATTTGGATTTTGCAAAGGATATCCTTTATATAGAGGCTGCTGATAATAAGCGCAGACGCAGTATTCAAACGGGTTACTATGAAATTTTGACCGCACTTGTTAAATTACTGACTCCGATTATTCCACATACAGCGGATGAAGTATGGGAATACATTCCTGAGACGGAGGAAGAAAGTGTTCAATTAACAGATATACCAAACCCTGAGGAAATGCCGGATTTTCAAGAAATTGCAGAGAAATGGGATCACTTTATGCTTGTGCGTGACGACGTATTAAAAGCGTTAGAAGAAGCGAGAAATGAAAAGGTAATTGGAAAATCGCTTGAAGCAAAGCTTATCATTATGCCAAAAGACGGACAAACGAAACAGGTATTGGAATCAATTGATGAGCTTCATCAATATTTAATTGTTTCTGAAGTAGATTTGGTTCAAAAACTGGATGACGGGAAAAAGTATACGTATGTTGACGTTCATGTTGACAAACATCCTGGTGAAAAATGTGAACGTTGCTGGGTAGCTTCTCATACAGTTGGCGAAGTGAGTGAGCATCCAACACTTTGCTCTCGTTGTGCAACGATCGTCAAGGAAAATAATCTCGTTTAA